The Carboxydocella sporoproducens DSM 16521 DNA segment TTAAGAAAGCCCATCCCATACCTGTGCTTGAATTGTCACGATAATGAAAGGCAAATCGGCTGGTATAAAAAAATGCATCCTTATGGCGAGAAGTTTCCAGATCGCGCTGAAGGAGGTAGCGTCACTTGTTTAAGTTGCCATCATCCCCATGGTACTGGTAATCCCAGGATGTGGCGACGACCTGGAAATTACCTGTGTTTTGGATGTCATCGCAATAAAATGGAGCCGATGAGGTGAAAAATATGGACTTACAGCCTCAAGAAAACATTATTCCGCTAAACCGCGCAATCATCTATTTGACCATTCTCATAATAACCGGTCTGTTAGTATTCTATTCTATTGGTAAATTTCTGTTCTGGAACAAACCAGAATTCCAGTCCAAAACCGAATATGATCTCGCAGTTGCCATGGAAAATGTAAAAAAATATCCGCAAAACGCGCTATTACGGGTTGAACTGGGCTGGGCCTTTGCACAGGCCGGTAATTATGATCGGGCCCTGGAAGAATACCAGAATGCTTTAAAAATTGATAAGAAGAACGTTGCAGCTAAATATAATATGGCCTTGATTTATCTGCAAAAAAATCAAGATCAAAAAGCGGTTAAATTACTCGAAGAACTTATCAAGGAAAGGCCAGCCTTTACAGAAGCCAGACTTACACTAGGCGAATACTACCTGCAGACTAAAAAGTATGATGATGCTTTAAAGCATTTTCATTTTGTGCTAAAGGCTAACCCTGGCACAGTAGACTATATCTATTTGATAGGTCAAGCGTTAGAGGGTAAAGGCAAAATAAAAGAAGCAATCCAGCAATATGAGCTGGCTTTGCGATATGTGCCTGATTTTCAACCAGCTAAGGAAGCCCTGGAAAAGTTGAAGGCCAAAAAATAGGGGGCACTATTATGGACAAGAAAAAATTTAAGCAATTATCGCTGGCAAGTCTAATAATTTTATTGCTGGTCTTTGCCTATTTTTACTGGCAAAAAACAGACCCCCTGGAAACCATACCTGTAGGCGATATAAGTGAACCTCCCAAATATGTTTTGTCTATGTATGGGGACAAAAAGTATTCTTTAGAACAACCTTTAGGTATTACAGTTTATGACAATGAGGTTTTTGTCTCTGACTCGGACGCAGGTAGAGTGTTGGTCTTTGATCAGAATGGTAAGTTATTGAGGATTATTGGAGAAAAAGACAAAAAGCTTAGAAATCCTTATGGTCTGGCAATTCACGCTGGAAAGCTTTATGTGGCTGACGGAGGACTGGCAAGAATCTCTATCTTTACTGTCCAGGGAGATTTCAAGGGGTACTGGCTTCCCAAGGAGGAGAATCGAATTAATGTGCCTGCGACGATATATGTAGATGACAATAGAATAGTAATCAGCGATTTGGTTCGCAGCGGTATATATGTTTTTGATCATCAAGGTAACCTGAAATTAGCTTTTGGCGGCAAAGGTACAGAAAAAGGCTTCTTAAATAAACCCCACGGCTTTGTAATTAATGAGCGGGGAGAATTTATTGTGGCTGATAGTAACAATAATAGAGTGCAGATTTTTGATAACAAAGGGAAATTTATCAAAATTCTTGGTGAGAATGAAAGCAATAAAGGAGAAATATTGACCCCAAGAGGCATCACCCAGGACGAACAGGGTAATATCTATGTCGTCTCCGGTCTGGAAAACAGAGTTTATGTTTTTGATAAAAATGGAAAATTTAGATTTAATTTTAACGAGACCGCTAATGGTGATACTTTAGGCTTGCCCAGTGGAATCGCCTACTCAGGACGTAAAGTCTATGTAACAGAATATGCCAATAAGCGGGTAAGTGTATTTAAGTATTAAATGAGCCTGTAAGGCAGATGCCTTACAATATAAAAATAAAGGGGTGATGGGTTAAATGTCTATTTTAAAAAAGAGAGGAGGACCTATATTGAAAGGGCGCTGGTTGACCCAAATATCATTAATTGGATCTCTGCTTTTATTCAGCGCTCAAGCAGCTTACGCTTTACCAACAACTCCACCATTGGCCAGTACTACCCTTAGCAGCGCGGCCAGTGCTGGAGGAACTACGATCACTGTTACCAGTACCACTAATATTGATGTTGGCGATGTACTGGTCCTTGACCAAGGCGTAATTGGCAAGGAAGAACGGGTGCGAGTAGCTGGTATAGCTGGAACTACTATAACCATAGCCGGAGCAAGTAATGGTTACAAGTTACAGTACAGTCATAATAGTGGTGCTACTGTAGTAGAAATTGATACTGTTGGTTTGACCAATGCCAATCCCAATACTCCTGCTACTACTTATGAACACGATCCGGGAGATCCTGATAATTTCCAAGGGGTGATGGATCCTAATTTTAATAACAATTTACCGGTCACCAGTGGGCCTCACGGTCGTTATACCACCAATACCAATGGTTGTGGACGCTGCCATCAATTACACCAAGCTAAAAGTATAAGATTAATCAGGTTTGATACAGCTGCAGCTCAAAACCCAATTTATGGAGTTTGTACTTATTGCCATAGTTTTAATGGGCAAAGTACCTATGATGTTAAAGATGGTATGATCTGGGATACCAACAATGGCTATCGCTATGCTACTAATGGTGGTGGTTTTGAACGCATGCTGGTGGTTGAGGGGCCGGCACAAGTAGCTACTGTAGTAAAAGTATCGGCTAAACACCGAGTAAATGAACAAGCAACTATAAATACCGATGGCTCAATTTCTTATGTAAAGTTTAATGCCCCTGGAGGTTACCAGGAAACAAACGGTCACGTGGAATTGCGTTGTTCAAGTTGTCATCAGCCCCACGGAACTTCTAACAGCCGTCTGCTGGTAACCAGAATACAAACAGCAGATACCAGTGGGAACCCCATCTGGCGTGATACATCTACTTCTGGAACTAAAGTAGTAATTAAGGTAAATAACCCTTTTAGTGATGAAAAAACAGAATACAACGAAGAAATTGCTACTTTCTGCGGCGCGTGCCACTATGACTATCTTTCCAGCAATGCTTCACAGAAAAGTGGATATTATATGCCCAATTATTATCGCCACAAGATGAAAATGGGACCCAATTCAGGTTTAAATGACATTAACACAAATGATGGTACTTTTGGTTATAATTCCAGTAAATTGGTTTTACCGCTGGCCAGCATCGGAAATGATGGTACTAGCACCGGAGCTGCCAATACTGTTATATGTTTGACCTGTCATTACGCCCATGGGACCTTTGTGCAGGTAACTGGAATAAAGACTTATGACCAGATCCAGCTTAATAGTAATACTAATCTAAATACAGTTAATGGCTATGAATCTCCCAAAAACCTGCGGATGGATAACAGGGGAGTCTGCCAGAACTGTCACAACAGAACAAAGAGTACAGTAAAACCGGTACTGGTGCAGGTTTTAGATCCTGCTCAAGATGGTTCAAAAGAATATGGTCAGACTGGTTCGTTGCTACCTGGTAAAGCTGTTTCACCCACTGCTAATACCATTCTAATCCGCTTCGACCAGTACATGTGGAGGGATAAAACCGATCCGACTGGTGTTGCTGGTAGTGTTGAAAACACTGGACATTACAAGGTGACAGACATGACAGCTAGCCAGAATATTTCTGTAACATCTGCTACTCTGCAGCCCGATGGACGTACTGTACTGTTAACTCTCGGCTCTAGTCTTACTCCTGGTAACCAGATTAAAGTCGAACTGCAAGCGATTGGTGCTACCAATATTAAAGACCTGAACTTTAATGAGGTAAACCCGGCAGATACGAATAATATTGTAACTTTCACTAAATAATTAGGCGCGGGGAATCTAGCATGATTCCCCGCTCGACCTTCTTCTGGGGTGGGAAAATGGCCAGAAAAATTAGTTGTTTCTTATTTGCTGTTGTTTTTTTTCTAGGAATTGGAGCATATTATTTCTCTCACGGTTATTCATTATCTTATTCTAGTCCTGCAAGAAAAACGATTTATCATTTTTGGCCATCTGGTAATAATAGAATGCTTAATCAACCATTGGATGTAGCTAAGACAGGTAACGATTTATACTGGATTGCTGAAAGTACAAACCAGCGGCTTAGTGCCGTCAATAATAACGGCACAATAGTAAAAGTTATAAACTTAGAGGGAAATTTCGCCCCTGGGAGTATTTGGTGGCAAAACAACCATCTTTATGTTTGTGATTTAAATAGTAATCAAATAATGATATTAGATAAAAATGGAAATTTGATCAATCGTCTATTTTTATCAACAAATGGGGCTATTGTTAAACCTGTTTTTATTACAGGAGACAACCAAGAGCGATTATTTGTGGCTGATGTTTTTTACCATCAGGTAATTGTTTTGGATAACCTGGGTAATATCATTCAGAAAATCGCTAAGCCGGGCCATGAAAAAGGCCAGGTCTATTATCCTTACGGTATCGCTTATGATCAAGGGAACAAACGAATTTATGTCAGCGATTTTGGCAACCAGGAAGTAGATATTTTCGATATAAATGGCAGTTGGCTAGGGGATATCCCCACCTTAAGAGGCAAGCAAATACGCGGTCTGGCATGGGATGAGCGCCGCGAATTGCTTTGGGCCGTCGACATTTTTAATCATTCTGTTTTAATCTTAAATAAGGAATATAAAATTGTTGAACAAATTAATGAGCTGTCAACTGGCCAGTTCTTATATATCCCAAATAGCGTAAGGGTTTTCGGTAACGAAGTACTAATTGCAGACAAAGAAAATAACCGGATAGTACAGAGGATTGAGGTCGATAGAAAATGAAAAAATTTTTTCAGATTATCTTTATGTTTTTTTTCTCATTTTTACCCATAACTCCGGTTATGGCAGCCCCTGACTATCCATTAATTATAAATTACAGGCCCCTGGCAGGAGATCAAGGGGCAGGCATTGATACCGTTAAATCCCCTATTACTATTACCTTTGACCGGCCTATGAATGCTGCTACAATTAATACAAGTACTTTTTATCTCAAGGATAGTAATAATAATTTACTAAATACAACTGTCACTTATGATAGTAATACCAGGGTGGCTACCCTGACATTAAATCCTGCATCAACAAAATTGAATACTAATCAAGTCTATACTGTTTTTGTTATTGGCGGAGTTTCTGGGATTAAAGATAGCAATAATAATCCACTTCCAGGAAATTTTCAATGGTCTTTTGCGACAGGAACTTCGGATTATTTTGTGCCTCATCGCAATTATTCTACCAGTACTGCAAAATGTGGAATATGTCACCAACTGCACCAGGCACCGGAGTATCGACTGGTGCGTAACAGTTCTACTTCAACTCTTTGCTTTACTTGTCATGATGGATCTGCCAGCAATTATAATATTAAATCACTTTTTGCAGCTGGCACCATTTCCTTTCACCCGGTGGCAGGCATATCTTTGGCTGGTAATTCTGATAAACTGAGATGTGTTGATTGCCATAACCCTCATAATGTTAATGATAACCGTCCCCTTGCGCCAGCTGCTTCAGGTGCTTTGTCTTATAGCCGCGGAGTTGCACCACCTGCGCGGCCAGCCTGGAGTCAGGTCGCAGAAGGGGACTGGAATTATAAAATAAGTATTTCGTATCAATACGAACTATGTTATCGCTGTCACTCAACCTGGGATCCAGCCAACCCAACCCATGCTGCTTTAACTTTACGGGATATTGCCAGGGAATTTAATCCTAATAATAAGGCTTTTCATCCAGTAGAAGCAGATAGTCCCAACACAAAGGGAATTTTTGTTTCCGGCTATTCCGCAAGTACCAGGATCTTCTGTACTGATTGTCATGGCTCTCCGGTTTCAGGTGCAGCCAGAGGACCTCATGGCTCTACAAATGTTAAGATTTTAAAAGGACTTTATGATAATAATACAGGAACTGGAAACAGCCAGCATTTATGTTTTCGCTGTCATAATTATAACGCTTATGCCCAAAGAGATCCTTACAGAGATTCAAATCTCACAGGATTTTATAATAGTAATAGAGGCAATCTGCATGCTTATCACACGGACAAATTAAACAGCATTCGCTGCCAGTATTGTCATTCTGCGGTAGTACACGGTCTTAATAGCAATAAACACCTGATTCTGAACACCAGTTTGGAATCCAATCCCTACAAAAGTAGTATTGCCAAAATTACTTACTATCAAGAAAGTAGTGGTAACTATAGTGCAAATAACTGCCGGGTTAATGATACTAATCTTTGCAGTGCACATTCAAATTAATGGAGAGTAATTAGTATGTTAAGAGTATTATCCAGTATCCGATTAGCTAATTTAATCATATTAGTTTATTGTATTTTCTTGATTATCGCTATGCTTAAACCTGAAAAGAAGCTGCTGGATTCTATTTGGTTTTTTATTTTAGGGATATTGTTTTTTTTCAATCTTACAGCCTGTACCCTTAAACAATTGGTTAATTATCGTAAAAACAAAATTGGCTTAGCGCTCTTTCATATTGGACTAGTATTAGTCCTTTTGGGAAATGGTATCAATTTTTTCTGGGGAAAAGAAGGTATTTTACAACTGGGGATTGGACAAACCAGGATTGTTGATAAAAGCAATTTATTAAATTATCGGGAGGGCAAATTTGCTTCCCCGTGGGAAGGGGATTTAGAAATCACGCTCCAAGATATAAAAGTAGAAATGGATCAGGGTAAACCTAAAGTTAAGTATGGAAATTTACTGGTAGTAAACAGGAAAAACAACGCCATAGCTCAGATACCTTTTGATTATGTAAATTCATTTCAGTCAAACGGCCTTTATTTCTGGCCTTTGGAAAGAGGCTATGCTCCTGTATTAGAGTTAACGGATGAACTGATTCACTGGAGTCTACAAACTAAAAAATTAAATAACCAGGAAGTGTACGAAGGAAATTTAAAAACTGGTGATTTAGACCTGAAAGGCCAGCTGAAAGAGCAAAAATTGATTTTAATCTATCAACAAGGAAAAGAAACAAAAGAGAAAGTTTTAAGTCAAGGACAAACAGTATTCATTAATGGACAACAAATTAAATGGCTTGAAACCTCATACTGGCTGGCCTTTTCTGTTAAATACCAGCCAGGCAATAGTATAATCTGGCCAGGAACTCTCTTGCTGATTATTGGTAGCGCCTATCATTATCTACCACTGCTTTGGAAGAAGGGATAACATGTTTAAACTTCAAGTAATAAATTTATGGACAAGCGTTAGTTTCTATGGTGTCGCCTTTGTTTTTTGGGTTGTTCACAGCTACTGGTATAAACCCATTCTGCTTAGGTTTAGTAATTATTCAGGTATAATCGGCTTTGTTTTTCATACTATAGCGTTAATTCTACGCTGGATAGAGGTTAATCATGGCCCCTATCATAATTTTTATGAAGTATTAATTTCTGACATGTGGGTAGCCTTATTGTTTTTCGGTATTTTAAGCTATAAGTTACCTGAACTAAAAAACGGCGCCCTTATCGTATATCCTTTGGCTATGGTAGTTATAGCTTATGCTGTCTTCCAAACCCCCCAGCAAACAGAACTTCCACCTTCATATGCTACTTACTGGCTGACCATACATGTGCTCTTTGCTAAACTGTCCTATGGTTCCTGTTTGCTTTCGGCTGTAGCTGCTGCTCTATATCTGCGTGAAAGAAAAGAGATTTTCGAGAAATGGCAATATCGGCTTGCAGGTATAGGATTCTTTAACCTTGCTGTAATGATTGCTTCAGGAGCAGTTTGGGCATATAAAGCCTGGGGGCGTTTCTGGGGCTGGGATCCCATCGAGACCTGGGCTTTGATCTCCTGGCTTGTGTACGCATTGTACTTACATTTATGGAGAACGCAAAACTGGCGTGGCACAAAATCAGCCTGGTTGGCTATTATCAGTTTCTTATTCGTAATCCTGGCATTTTTCTGCCTTAAATTTCTATATCCTTCTGTTCACGAAAATCTCAGCATATAGAATATTTAGTTCATCTGGAGCAAAAAGATTACCCTCCGGGGTAGTCTTTTTTTGGCACAATCAGAGGATGGTAGAACTGCCAGAATTGTCACTATAATTGAAATAAGAGAAATAAAAGGGGGAAATAGCATGGATTGGTCAACTTTAATGGCCCATATGTATGGAACAGTTATTAGCGGAGTTATGTTTGCTGCAGGTATATATTTTTTCTTTGGATTAAGTGGAAAAACTTCCTTTGGTTATAAAGCTTTTGGAGCGGTTATGAGTAGTCTGGGAGGGTTGCTCTTTTTGCTGACCTTAATTCCTGCATTTTAATGCCAAGGAGGTTACATCAGCAAATGTCCATAGTATGCAAATGCGGATATGAACATTATGATGAATCCAAAATCATTAAACGACGCGATCCAATCACAAATCAGGTACGCCCAGTTTGTAAAATATGCGGGAGAAGAGTTTTTTTTAAATCTGTTAATCCTGCTCAATATAAGAGAATGTTAAGATCTATCCAGACATAGGATAGGTCTTTTTTTACCCTAAATGGTAGAGCGAAAGGCAAAAAGTTTTATATGAATAGCAATTCAGTGCAAAACTAAAATGTAGCTAAATGTTTTAGTTAACAAATATTCATGTTTTTGAGCAGTTTAGTGACTATCTCTGTTTTTTCCCGGGATTTTTCTCGTCGAATTTTAGGGGCTGGCTTATAATATGACTAAACAATTCAGTATTCGGAAAGGAGGTAATTTGAGGCCAGGAGCCCGTAGCA contains these protein-coding regions:
- a CDS encoding tetratricopeptide repeat protein — its product is MDLQPQENIIPLNRAIIYLTILIITGLLVFYSIGKFLFWNKPEFQSKTEYDLAVAMENVKKYPQNALLRVELGWAFAQAGNYDRALEEYQNALKIDKKNVAAKYNMALIYLQKNQDQKAVKLLEELIKERPAFTEARLTLGEYYLQTKKYDDALKHFHFVLKANPGTVDYIYLIGQALEGKGKIKEAIQQYELALRYVPDFQPAKEALEKLKAKK
- a CDS encoding cytochrome c3 family protein, producing MASTTLSSAASAGGTTITVTSTTNIDVGDVLVLDQGVIGKEERVRVAGIAGTTITIAGASNGYKLQYSHNSGATVVEIDTVGLTNANPNTPATTYEHDPGDPDNFQGVMDPNFNNNLPVTSGPHGRYTTNTNGCGRCHQLHQAKSIRLIRFDTAAAQNPIYGVCTYCHSFNGQSTYDVKDGMIWDTNNGYRYATNGGGFERMLVVEGPAQVATVVKVSAKHRVNEQATINTDGSISYVKFNAPGGYQETNGHVELRCSSCHQPHGTSNSRLLVTRIQTADTSGNPIWRDTSTSGTKVVIKVNNPFSDEKTEYNEEIATFCGACHYDYLSSNASQKSGYYMPNYYRHKMKMGPNSGLNDINTNDGTFGYNSSKLVLPLASIGNDGTSTGAANTVICLTCHYAHGTFVQVTGIKTYDQIQLNSNTNLNTVNGYESPKNLRMDNRGVCQNCHNRTKSTVKPVLVQVLDPAQDGSKEYGQTGSLLPGKAVSPTANTILIRFDQYMWRDKTDPTGVAGSVENTGHYKVTDMTASQNISVTSATLQPDGRTVLLTLGSSLTPGNQIKVELQAIGATNIKDLNFNEVNPADTNNIVTFTK
- a CDS encoding cytochrome c3 family protein codes for the protein MKKFFQIIFMFFFSFLPITPVMAAPDYPLIINYRPLAGDQGAGIDTVKSPITITFDRPMNAATINTSTFYLKDSNNNLLNTTVTYDSNTRVATLTLNPASTKLNTNQVYTVFVIGGVSGIKDSNNNPLPGNFQWSFATGTSDYFVPHRNYSTSTAKCGICHQLHQAPEYRLVRNSSTSTLCFTCHDGSASNYNIKSLFAAGTISFHPVAGISLAGNSDKLRCVDCHNPHNVNDNRPLAPAASGALSYSRGVAPPARPAWSQVAEGDWNYKISISYQYELCYRCHSTWDPANPTHAALTLRDIAREFNPNNKAFHPVEADSPNTKGIFVSGYSASTRIFCTDCHGSPVSGAARGPHGSTNVKILKGLYDNNTGTGNSQHLCFRCHNYNAYAQRDPYRDSNLTGFYNSNRGNLHAYHTDKLNSIRCQYCHSAVVHGLNSNKHLILNTSLESNPYKSSIAKITYYQESSGNYSANNCRVNDTNLCSAHSN
- the ccsA gene encoding cytochrome c biogenesis protein CcsA, which codes for MFKLQVINLWTSVSFYGVAFVFWVVHSYWYKPILLRFSNYSGIIGFVFHTIALILRWIEVNHGPYHNFYEVLISDMWVALLFFGILSYKLPELKNGALIVYPLAMVVIAYAVFQTPQQTELPPSYATYWLTIHVLFAKLSYGSCLLSAVAAALYLRERKEIFEKWQYRLAGIGFFNLAVMIASGAVWAYKAWGRFWGWDPIETWALISWLVYALYLHLWRTQNWRGTKSAWLAIISFLFVILAFFCLKFLYPSVHENLSI